From the Synchiropus splendidus isolate RoL2022-P1 chromosome 3, RoL_Sspl_1.0, whole genome shotgun sequence genome, the window ttttattttaaacaaacttTTGATTTCACCATATCACGCTTACATGATTTTGTTATAGTTTGgggattcattcatttctgcagcttcaaaacaacaatgaatcgtctcttcacattttggaatgCATTTGTTTGGTACTGCATCAACGTTTTTGGCAAAGAAAACTTTTGCTCGTCTACGATTTTTTTTGAGACGTCACGATAGCTGTTAGCTCtcttagctctgcggtgcagagtCTTTGACGTTGCAGGGCCGACAAGGAAGGCTCCATCCTTCTGTTGTGAAGGTGAgaggtcaagttagaggtgcatcGGGTTTAGAgaaaacaactggaagttgcacatttgaccAGCTTCTTCGCTGTAAATGTGTGTGGGAAGACGAGCGGGCAACACGTCAGTATAGTGCATAGAAAGATTCTGACCAAATCCATGTAGTGTTGTCCACCTCTAACTCTgtacaaatgaggtgaaactgggtCATTTCCCGCAGCtcaccggttgaaaaacgctgctgtAATCATTCACGTCAGTATGCAGATGGATGTGTTGTCATTGATGTTTTCACTAGCAAATGTATCAAATTATTATGTAGTAAATGTGTAATTGCACGTTCTTCTCATTCTGTTTATTACATGTTGTTTCGTTATTACAGGGTGTTGTTGCACTTTAGGAACAAATTGATCTATAAATCTCCCACACCTTTGTCCCTTCACTTGTGAAGAAGGCCCTCAGATGAGGCTGTAAAAGTGAGAGTTACCTCCTCCAGTgtcacttcctcttcatctgttttcctcccgaGTTTGCTGACCACTGTCCGAGGACCACTCTCACCAACGTCCACCTCCTGGACCAGCAAAGCCTCTGCTAGCGGATGTCTGCGAACGCTCAGTATCCGCCCGACTCTGAGGTCCAAACGTGACACATCAACTGGAAGGTCCACCTCCAGAGAGACTGAGGCAGGGCGACCTAGAAGAGAGCAGGGTTAAAGACTCAGTTGCTCGTTCCATTCCTTGTCTCCCCGCTCGTCTCACCTCGTCgttctcctctcctccgtcgATTCTGTCTGTCTCTACAAGCGTCTGATGGCAGTGACGTGGAAGATGTTGCCCCTGCAGGGGAGGAAGTCACTTTGGCAGGTGTGCTGGGAGCAGAGCTAGTGGTGGAAGGAGATGAGGCTGCAGGGTGCGGTGCCTTTGCTAGGAAAGAAGATACTTCAAAGTGAATTTGGAGCTTGAAATAGGGCCAagataatatttatttactgcTGCGCCGTCTCTGTTTGTCCTGCAGCTGACGTCTCAGATCCTCAATGTCTTTCTTCAGTTTGGCGTTCTccaccagcagcttcttctgCTCCCTGACTGACGACTGCAGGACTGAAGCATACACTGTTTTTATAGATCCACAAGTTGCTGTTTGGTCAACACATGTAGCTACAGCTATGGTggtattttggaaaaaaatctaatatttTGACTGTGTCTTTGAAAGGTGGTGAAGAAGCAAGTGCAGTCAGGGTGGGGGCAACAAAATACAGTAATAATATTTGAACTACACATTGTCTCCGGTGTGTGTCACAATGTAATTTGACATTTTATGTCAgtcgtttttttattttcattagttGATTTGAAATCTACCTCAGTTTTCAGTGTTAAATCTTTAACTTTAACCTCAACTTCAGCATCtattgtcatgattcgcttttatttttgtctgtcactTCCGTTTTTGCTTTTCCGTTTCCCTCGGTTGTTGGAGCGTTGCCACAGTCATGGCACGTGGCTGGTGCTAATCTACAAATCATCATCGCAGCTCGCTTCAAGCGCCTTGGTCCCAGCAACGTGTGTCAGATCGAATCCATTCGTCCGTTCATTCATTATGTCCGTTATGTTCCTTGTTCTCCCgattcggtgacgctttttgtttggattattttcgattgttttattttcattgtacGAGTCTCAAGTAAATATTGTATTGATTCTCAGACGTGTCGTTGTCTCCCCATCCAAGCATTTGGGGTCCGCTCTGCTCGGCTTCAAAACATCTATTTTAGCATGATTAACGTCTATAATTCAGTCAAAGTCTTACGTGCTTTCTCTCGGGTCAGAAGGGCATGAGTTTTAAAATACTCCATGATCTTCTCTCCATCTTCGGGATCCAGCTTCATCAGGGCTGCTGCCATGCTGAAACGTTAATACAAGCCATCAATCCTCTCAGTTGAGCTCAACCAATAAAAGTTTGACAGTGTGCTGAAATGTTGATCTAAGaaaacaagaggaggagaaactgGAGCAAAATGTCTTACAACTTGTGCGTCACcattgtcagaaaaaaaaatcagcaaacCTCCTGTGAAGATCATACTTTTACAATTAAATTTGTCTGGAACAATTCCATATGATATTAGTAGGTCATCATAAAACCAAAATCAGTAATTGTTCTTGTCCTCTAGATGCTGAATCAAATATACTTTACAAGACTTTACTTCAGTTCATAGCTACAAGTGTCAAAAGAATCAAATCAACATCAACATAGAACATTAATTGTTTATATTTACTGATTGCAAAGCACATTCAATCCAAATGCAAGTCCCAACAAACCCCAACTATTCTCTAACTGTGCGGGGTAAACAGTGTGTAGTAGCAGCTGCCAAAGTGCCGAAACAGAGATGCGACAGCTGCTTCCAAACCGCTGCTATTAATAACATGACTTGTGAGCTAGCACTTGACCGACACTGGTTTTCAATATACTCTTAAGAGAACAAACATTCAAACAGATATACATTAAGTATTTTTAATGAGGTTACTGAGTTTAAataactgaataataataataataaacacagacaaaaaaattaaCTATATAAAAATTAAGATTTACTCTTATAGAAATTACAATTGTcagcaaaatattttgttttagtcCAACAACGTCCTCTTTGAAGAACATGTCTTCTCAGCAAACCGCATGTTTGATCTGCAGTTTAAAACTGCAAATTAAATGACAGCAGGAATCAAAACAGTCAGATTATTCGctcatgaacaacaacaacaaggattTTAAGATGTACCTGGGGTTAAACAGATTGTCAGCGTCCATGATGCACGAGATTGAGGCTCCTCAGTCGCTCAACAACAAGACACGGCACTCTTCAGCTGGGAGTCAAACTCCGTCAGCTGTCTGATTCCATCTTTGACTGCAGGTCAAAGGTGAAGAACCTCCCTCTTTTAAGTGCATTCTTGGATTTTGTCTTGAGCACATTAGGATAGTTAATGAGCTGCTGTACTAAACTTTATACACAGGCGAATTGATCACCTGACCAATTTGGAGGATTTTAGCACAGTGATTGACATGGAATAATTTCAGTCCTGTATCGTTTTTCCTTCATCAGGTCTGGTCTTGACCTGTCTGGCACTTAGATGTGTGTCTTAGATCAACCAAATACTCAAAGTTAACCAAAGTTAATCTTTCCTCCtctgaagcaaaaaataaattaagaagtattattattaacataacaataataagaatGAGAATAATAatctgttgttatttattttatatatttcattttttattgtatAACACCTAAGAACCTAAGAGTTTTAGATTCTTCGGAACTAAGACAAATAAATCACACTTAACgtgtaacttaaaaaaaataaaatataaagagCACGTGACGCTAAAAAGCTATgcaatattttattacaatcACTTGTCATTTATTCACTTGAATTGGGCTCAGGTGAGTCACGTCAGTCAAGTCTCGGGTTCTTTCGTGTGAGTCATCGCGCTGTTTCGACATGCTGCGTCACCGGAAGCTGACGTAGCGTCTAATTGGTTAACACCGGCTGGTGGGCGTGGCTCCCGACGGCTCGTGCGCTGTGTCCCACAGAGGTGGTGAGGAAGAAGACGTGGGGAGAAGTTTTCTTCTGGACTTCCAGGTAGGTTTCAGTCAACTTTTCTTTCCCTAAACAACCCGGGTACTCATGTAACGTTTGAAGCGCTCTTTAAAGACAAGAATGAACCGGTGTTTTTATTCAACGAAACTCTCAGGTGTTTCGCGAGTTCCGGTTTTGCCACTTTTGTGTCGAAATGAAGGAATGACGTTTACCTGTTTGAGTCACCTTCTTGTTTTTAACTTCCATTCACTATATACAAGTGAGAGTTTGAGTTCGTCATCCTCGCGCTGTTTTCTTGGCACTAAGGCGATACATTTTTGATGTTTctgctatatatatagattGATACATTTAATTAATATCTTAAAAAGAACATATGGAATCGAGGCCCAACAGCGTGACAAACCGCCGACCACTCTTAAATATGTGTCCTGTTCCTGTCTGTTGCCTTCCCCCTTTTCTGTCGCGTGTTGTTGAATTAGGAAAATTGAGATCTTGTGGTTTTAACTTCATTAAGTCAATTACAGTCAGTCTGAGAGCTTGTAAACAGGATGCGACACGACACTTGAGGAGAAATTCCCTAATGTTTTCCATTTGCTGCTCCTTATCTCCACAAAGACTTGTCTTTAAACTTTAGTTTACCATGTTTAAGAATCTTGTGCTAAagagaatcagaatagaatttattgtcatggtcagtgggagtcccaccaactaggaaagtgcttcgaaataaagtgctgttaataaataaaataaacacaataggaataggtaaccAGCCAAcgtgagaggggacagagaaactgttactctcctgaagtctatggtCATCTTCACTGTCTACTGGGCGTTGAGcttcaggttgttgtggctgcaccaggacaccagccgctccacctccctcctgtaagccgactcatctccatctgagatgagcccgatgatgatggtggtgtcatccgcaaactagatcagcttcatggactggtggctggaggtgcagcagttagtgtaccgAGAGAAGAGCcagggagagagaacacagccctgaggagacccgatgttgagggtccgagtgtcagagacagtcgtccccagccgcacacactgactccagctggtcaggaagtctgtaatccatccacagagggagtcaggcatgtTGAGCtagcgaagcttgtcttcaagcagagctggaagaattctGTTAAAGGCAgcgctgaagtctacaaacaggatcctggcataggtt encodes:
- the LOC128756124 gene encoding aminoacyl tRNA synthase complex-interacting multifunctional protein 1-like; its protein translation is MDADNLFNPSMAAALMKLDPEDGEKIMEYFKTHALLTREKALLQSSVREQKKLLVENAKLKKDIEDLRRQLQDKQRRRSTKAPHPAASSPSTTSSAPSTPAKVTSSPAGATSSTSLPSDACRDRQNRRRRGERRGRPASVSLEVDLPVDVSRLDLRVGRILSVRRHPLAEALLVQEVDVGESGPRTVVSKLGRKTDEEEVTLEELQGSLAVLLCNVKACKLKGVVSQARLLCCCDSEDAVELLAPPTGSSPGDRVTCLDYPGEPDKELQSKQRVWELLRPDLKVDGKGVANFKGCGFQVKGKGLCRAPSLNNCTIR